One Lytechinus variegatus isolate NC3 chromosome 11, Lvar_3.0, whole genome shotgun sequence DNA segment encodes these proteins:
- the LOC121423673 gene encoding uncharacterized protein LOC121423673, giving the protein MKLKAEKIEKENRELKEQNICLQNEIQRVNLEVAGVPERQGEVPERIVLNIAKHISPELAASDFDVVHRLGSKRQADNKARPIIARFTTRRARNIMYDGRRKLKTLSTKDLGYNSDGKIYLNENLIASTKELMKDVNKARRDAGYKFLWTQNGRIYVRKDEKCQPIIIHSREDFSKL; this is encoded by the exons ATGAAGTTGAAGGCCGAGAAGATTgaaaaggaaaacagagaactGAAGGAACAAAACATCTGCCTTCAGAACGAGATTCA AAGAGTCAACTTGGAGGTGGCAGGTGTACCAGAACGACAGGGCGAGGTTCCTGAAAGGATCGTACTTAATATCGCGAAACACATCAGCCCTGAGCTTGCAGCATCCGACTTCGATGTCGTTCATCGGCTGGGTTCCAAACGCCAAGCTGATAACAAAGCCCGCCCAATCATCGCGCGATTCACCACAAGACGAGCTCGGAACATCATGTACGATGGGAGAAGGAAGCTGAAGACTCTCTCCACAAAGGATCTTGGATACAACAGCGATGGCAAGATCTACCTCAATGAAAACTTGATCGCTTCCACTAAGGAGCTAATGAAAGATGTCAACAAGGCCCGCCGAGATGCCGGATACAAGTTCCTGTGGACCCAGAATGGCCGAATCTATGTAAGGAAGGATGAGAAGTGTcaacccatcatcattcattccagGGAGGACTTTTCTAAGCTGTAG